A single Carnobacterium inhibens subsp. inhibens DSM 13024 DNA region contains:
- a CDS encoding MATE family efflux transporter, which produces MNEVKQLFYKQMWAFALPITIQLMITSGLNIIDSVMVGSLGVEAIAAVGISNKFTQFLAVILQGFASGATIFSSQYWGQKNVSGVKQILILVSKIATIFSFIFALVTLLFTPFILGIFSDDAIVIAEAVPFLRIISLSYVFTALSMIFSVTLKTIGEVKRPTFYSVITLLTNTLFNWLLIFGPFGLPAFGIRGAAFATLLARIVQTLLLFSLFVKKGILKSEVDPSEPALQITGPYWKVTFPSIINHLTWTMGELVFFWLYTRTGTDQTAAISLIDPLVFLFVCVFTGLSDASSVMIGNQLGGKMYKKALFYAKQFIRLTTILSIVISGIILLFSPMILQFYNITNHVEELVNQVLLAYIVLLPFKNLNYVNNVGILRVGGDTTFVMWLDTLSVWLWGIPMAFLAVYLGWPLWSIFFVANSHEIIRAIIGVRRTLREDWLKTLIA; this is translated from the coding sequence ATGAATGAAGTAAAGCAGCTTTTTTATAAACAAATGTGGGCATTTGCCTTACCTATTACGATTCAATTAATGATTACCTCTGGTTTAAACATTATAGACTCCGTTATGGTCGGAAGCCTAGGTGTTGAAGCAATTGCTGCAGTGGGGATCTCAAATAAATTCACTCAGTTTTTAGCCGTTATATTGCAAGGTTTTGCCAGTGGTGCGACCATTTTTTCTTCACAATATTGGGGGCAAAAAAATGTTTCAGGTGTCAAACAAATCTTAATTTTAGTGTCAAAAATTGCAACGATTTTTTCATTCATTTTTGCACTTGTAACGTTATTATTCACCCCTTTCATTCTTGGAATTTTTTCTGATGATGCCATTGTTATTGCTGAAGCGGTACCTTTCTTGCGTATCATCAGTCTTAGCTACGTATTTACTGCTTTATCTATGATTTTTAGTGTGACCCTTAAGACGATTGGAGAGGTCAAACGTCCTACCTTTTATAGCGTTATCACATTGTTAACAAACACCCTATTCAATTGGCTCCTGATCTTTGGTCCTTTTGGGTTGCCTGCTTTTGGCATTCGTGGAGCAGCTTTTGCTACATTACTAGCTCGTATTGTGCAAACACTCTTGTTGTTCTCTTTATTTGTAAAAAAAGGCATCCTAAAATCTGAAGTTGATCCATCAGAACCCGCATTACAAATCACTGGTCCTTACTGGAAAGTAACCTTTCCCTCTATCATCAATCATTTAACTTGGACCATGGGTGAGTTGGTCTTCTTTTGGCTCTACACTCGAACCGGAACAGATCAGACCGCGGCTATTTCTTTGATTGATCCACTTGTATTCTTATTTGTTTGTGTCTTTACAGGTTTGAGTGATGCTTCGAGCGTGATGATTGGCAATCAGTTAGGTGGAAAAATGTACAAAAAAGCTTTGTTTTATGCCAAACAATTCATCCGATTGACCACTATTCTTTCTATTGTTATCAGCGGAATCATTCTTCTATTTTCACCTATGATCCTGCAATTTTACAATATCACTAATCACGTAGAAGAACTCGTAAACCAAGTATTGCTGGCTTATATTGTTCTGTTGCCTTTTAAAAATTTAAATTATGTCAATAATGTTGGGATCCTGCGTGTTGGTGGAGATACGACTTTCGTTATGTGGTTAGATACTCTATCCGTTTGGTTATGGGGAATCCCAATGGCTTTCCTTGCGGTATATCTTGGATGGCCGCTTTGGAGCATCTTTTTCGTGGCTAATTCACATGAAATTATTCGTGCTATTATCGGTGTACGGCGCACCTTACGTGAGGACTGGTTAAAAACCCTTATTGCTTGA
- a CDS encoding AGE family epimerase/isomerase: MQTKEVLKNQLLAKVLPFWLSQQDNTNGGFYGKLSIDLESDPLAPKGGVMMSRFLWTFSHSYNALKDQEYKLAADHAYHFITEALWDNEYGGIYWLVDAEGKPLNPIKHVYAQSFAIYGLSEYAKIDPTSDALEYAKKLYNLIEENAYNSSTLGYEEEFDKKWKQKSLSQVASQNPKVKYTTNTHLHLLEAYTNLYTIWPNEALLKKIQHLLTLFITHIFHPAGYCQQEFDQNWTSIISGVSYGHDIETAWLLDETLDCCKVDEDLDKTVRKMTSELAAYCYEKGLDENGWMVNHGDGPRLDKTKVWWVEAEAVIGFYHAFQQSGNSNYRNAALNLVQLIQQKFVDHRPGSEWYSRLDEDNQLLSVLRKNGTTEENISDSWKGPYHTVRFYVEMIKRLEEK, translated from the coding sequence ATGCAGACAAAAGAAGTTTTAAAAAATCAACTTTTAGCAAAAGTGTTGCCTTTCTGGTTATCCCAGCAAGATAATACGAATGGTGGATTTTACGGCAAATTATCCATTGATTTGGAGTCCGACCCGCTTGCTCCTAAAGGTGGGGTCATGATGTCCCGATTCTTATGGACGTTTTCTCATTCTTATAATGCATTAAAAGATCAAGAGTACAAACTCGCTGCAGATCATGCTTACCATTTTATAACAGAAGCCTTATGGGATAATGAATACGGCGGCATTTATTGGCTTGTTGATGCCGAAGGTAAGCCTCTTAACCCTATCAAACATGTCTATGCCCAATCCTTTGCGATCTACGGTCTGAGCGAGTATGCGAAAATTGATCCAACTTCTGATGCACTAGAATATGCGAAAAAACTATATAACCTTATTGAAGAGAATGCTTACAATTCAAGCACTCTTGGTTATGAAGAAGAGTTTGATAAAAAATGGAAGCAAAAATCGCTATCACAAGTTGCTTCTCAAAATCCTAAAGTGAAGTATACAACAAATACACATTTGCATTTACTGGAAGCTTATACAAACCTTTACACAATATGGCCAAATGAAGCATTACTGAAAAAAATCCAACATCTGTTAACGTTGTTCATTACACACATCTTTCATCCTGCTGGTTACTGCCAACAAGAATTTGATCAAAACTGGACTTCAATCATTTCTGGAGTTTCTTATGGGCATGATATCGAAACTGCTTGGTTATTGGATGAAACTTTAGACTGCTGTAAAGTGGATGAAGATTTAGATAAAACGGTACGCAAGATGACATCTGAACTTGCTGCTTATTGCTACGAAAAGGGTTTAGATGAAAATGGTTGGATGGTCAATCATGGTGATGGTCCTCGTCTCGATAAAACGAAAGTTTGGTGGGTAGAAGCAGAAGCTGTTATTGGTTTTTACCATGCCTTTCAACAATCCGGGAACAGCAACTACCGAAATGCTGCATTAAATTTAGTTCAATTGATCCAGCAAAAATTTGTAGATCACCGTCCTGGAAGTGAATGGTATTCTCGTTTGGACGAAGACAATCAACTATTGTCGGTACTTCGTAAAAATGGAACTACAGAAGAAAACATATCAGATTCATGGAAAGGACCTTACCATACGGTTCGTTTTTATGTAGAAATGATCAAACGTCTGGAGGAAAAATAG
- a CDS encoding acetylxylan esterase, with amino-acid sequence MKMKELENYSGSGIKPSDFDAFWEDGLLEMESLPLDYILDPVDIPSQVANFYHLTFKGVGGATIHCQLITPKETAGRNFKGLLQFHGYHTDSGDFQDKIGWAAEGFVVLAMDARGQGGLSEDRTQTSGGVMKGLIIRGMEEGKNNLYFRQVFLDTAHVARILKSMDFVNENRIYAQGASQGGGLTIACAGLVPDLYRVYVSYPFLSDYRKAYSLGAQTSAFEEIPYWFQFRDPLHKREKEIFDTLEYIDIQHFAPRIKAEVCWAVGMQDTIVPPITQMATYNNIPTKKNLIILPEYGHEYLPKVSDDMRSYFID; translated from the coding sequence ATGAAAATGAAAGAATTGGAAAACTATTCTGGCAGCGGCATCAAACCATCTGATTTTGATGCTTTTTGGGAAGATGGATTACTTGAAATGGAGTCTCTTCCACTTGATTACATACTAGATCCGGTAGATATCCCTTCGCAAGTTGCCAACTTTTATCATCTGACATTCAAAGGCGTTGGTGGAGCTACTATTCATTGTCAGCTCATTACGCCAAAAGAAACTGCCGGCAGAAACTTTAAAGGTCTACTTCAATTTCATGGATACCACACAGATTCAGGTGATTTCCAAGATAAAATTGGATGGGCAGCTGAAGGTTTTGTTGTCTTAGCAATGGATGCTCGCGGACAAGGCGGACTGTCTGAAGACCGTACGCAAACAAGCGGAGGTGTTATGAAAGGACTGATCATTCGCGGCATGGAAGAAGGAAAAAATAATCTTTATTTTAGACAAGTTTTCTTAGATACAGCTCATGTAGCTCGAATCTTAAAATCAATGGATTTTGTAAATGAAAATCGCATCTATGCTCAAGGAGCTTCTCAAGGCGGCGGTCTGACCATTGCTTGTGCAGGCCTTGTTCCTGACCTTTACCGTGTCTATGTCTCTTATCCTTTTCTTTCTGATTACCGAAAAGCGTATTCTCTTGGTGCTCAAACATCTGCTTTTGAAGAAATTCCATATTGGTTCCAATTCCGCGATCCGCTTCATAAACGTGAAAAGGAAATTTTCGATACATTAGAATATATTGATATCCAGCATTTTGCTCCTCGTATAAAAGCAGAAGTGTGTTGGGCTGTTGGGATGCAAGACACCATCGTCCCACCAATTACTCAAATGGCAACTTACAACAACATTCCAACTAAAAAGAACTTAATTATTTTGCCAGAATATGGTCATGAGTATTTGCCAAAAGTCAGCGATGACATGCGCAGTTATTTTATCGATTAA
- a CDS encoding sensor domain-containing diguanylate cyclase: MKEHKEYEELTKEELLLKVQSLDRLNKELLLTFQKSERLEFGWTGNLGQWFWDFTTNEVTFNPLKAEAIGYMKEDLPEKVPYEFFTDKVHPDDKDGVMQLMMDHLKGEIPVWEVKYRIQAKDGSWKVYQDRGKVTERDENGRPLFLTGIVFDITQEELEREQLVVKNKTLATQMKRDALTSLYTRSAIIVELVKHSNRAKKQEQPMSIIVLSVDNYAKIEDDFGIMLSEEVLKVTGQVIISSIQDRYVAGRYRDSVFVIVLENTEKEEAGILAEIIKQTVLETVFEVSRHVSVSAGVSTYHPDETISELIQRTAQKLVAAQKNGGNQVVL, translated from the coding sequence ATGAAAGAACATAAAGAATATGAAGAATTAACAAAAGAAGAACTACTTTTAAAGGTGCAATCATTAGATCGATTGAATAAAGAATTATTACTGACTTTTCAAAAATCAGAACGCCTGGAATTTGGATGGACAGGAAACTTAGGGCAGTGGTTCTGGGATTTTACTACAAACGAAGTAACGTTCAATCCTTTAAAAGCAGAAGCAATAGGGTATATGAAAGAGGATCTGCCTGAGAAAGTTCCATATGAATTCTTCACAGACAAAGTCCATCCTGACGATAAAGATGGAGTGATGCAATTGATGATGGATCACTTAAAAGGGGAAATACCTGTGTGGGAAGTGAAGTACCGTATCCAAGCTAAAGATGGTTCTTGGAAAGTTTATCAAGACCGAGGAAAAGTAACGGAAAGAGATGAAAATGGAAGACCGTTATTTCTTACCGGGATTGTATTTGATATAACACAAGAGGAACTTGAAAGAGAACAATTAGTGGTGAAAAATAAGACTTTAGCAACTCAAATGAAGAGAGATGCACTGACTTCCCTTTATACACGATCAGCTATCATAGTAGAGTTGGTAAAACACTCGAATCGAGCTAAAAAGCAAGAACAGCCAATGTCGATTATTGTTTTAAGCGTAGACAACTATGCTAAAATTGAAGACGATTTTGGAATAATGTTGAGTGAGGAAGTATTGAAAGTAACGGGACAAGTGATCATATCTTCTATTCAAGATAGATACGTGGCTGGAAGATATAGAGATTCTGTATTTGTAATCGTACTAGAAAATACAGAAAAAGAAGAAGCTGGCATATTGGCTGAAATAATCAAACAAACTGTTCTAGAAACTGTATTCGAAGTGTCTAGACACGTAAGTGTTAGTGCAGGAGTTTCTACTTATCATCCAGATGAAACAATCAGTGAATTGATTCAAAGAACAGCTCAAAAATTAGTGGCAGCTCAAAAAAATGGCGGAAATCAAGTTGTTTTATAA
- a CDS encoding metal-sensitive transcriptional regulator: MEYNAKIVNRLKRSDGQLHGVLKMIEEEKDCTAIVTQLSAVRSSLDRAISLIVAENLVECVQENIKEGTSEEESIQQAINLLMKSR, translated from the coding sequence ATGGAATACAATGCAAAAATCGTAAATCGTTTAAAACGCTCAGATGGACAGCTGCATGGGGTATTGAAGATGATCGAAGAAGAAAAAGATTGTACAGCTATCGTGACACAGTTATCAGCTGTTCGTTCTAGTCTTGATCGTGCAATCAGTTTAATCGTAGCGGAGAACCTAGTCGAATGTGTCCAAGAAAATATAAAAGAAGGTACTTCTGAAGAAGAAAGTATCCAGCAAGCCATTAATCTATTGATGAAAAGTAGGTGA
- a CDS encoding rhodanese-like domain-containing protein — protein sequence MYNSISMPEFEQKWKREKVSLVDVREQDEWQTKHVDGAIHVPLSDLEYAKKTLDKEQDYYVMCHSGARSARACQLLAKEGYNVTNVMGGISAWRGDTV from the coding sequence ATGTATAATTCGATATCAATGCCAGAGTTTGAACAAAAATGGAAAAGAGAGAAAGTTTCTTTAGTGGATGTACGCGAACAAGATGAATGGCAAACAAAACATGTAGACGGTGCTATTCATGTACCTTTAAGCGATTTAGAATATGCGAAAAAAACATTAGATAAAGAACAAGACTATTATGTTATGTGTCATTCAGGAGCACGTTCTGCCAGAGCTTGTCAATTATTAGCAAAAGAGGGATACAACGTAACAAACGTAATGGGCGGCATTTCTGCGTGGAGAGGAGATACTGTATAA
- a CDS encoding FAD-dependent oxidoreductase yields MKVVIVGGVAGGMSAATRLRRLNESAEIIVLEKGPYVSFANCGLPYYVAGEIEERNDLLVQTPEALQARFELDIRPYSEAVAIDTKQKEVAVRTIEGEYKLSYDKLILSPGAKPFIPSAKGLEEAKNIFTLRSVPDVDAITAFIEEENPKKAVIIGAGFIGLEMAESLVHRGLDVTIIEKAPQVLPPLDEEMAVYITKELNANGIELHTGAAAESFEEEGKVIVLDNGERLESDITLMSVGVKPETNLALTAGIETGLSGGILVNEQYETSQKDIYAVGDAIVVKQQINGEDTMIALASPANRQGRQVADVISGLPRKNKGSIGTAIVRVFNQTAASTGLNERQLKQANEKYEIVHIQGKSHAGYYPNAGTILLKLLFNPLNGKIYGAQAVGEDGVDKRIDIIATAIKAGMSVHELPELEFTYAPPYGSAKDPVNMAGYAALNIIEGVSDSIQWHELEARQEEGYLLLDVRNENELVNNGRLKGAMNIPLDQLRERLSEVPKHQPIIVSCHSGLRSYIAERILKQKGYKVKNLDGAFALYSTVRPEKVEK; encoded by the coding sequence ATGAAAGTTGTTATTGTAGGAGGAGTAGCTGGTGGAATGTCTGCGGCAACTCGATTAAGGCGCTTAAATGAGTCGGCTGAAATTATTGTATTGGAAAAAGGGCCATATGTTTCATTTGCTAACTGCGGTCTGCCATATTATGTGGCTGGAGAAATTGAAGAAAGAAACGATTTGTTGGTACAAACACCAGAAGCTCTACAAGCACGTTTCGAACTAGATATACGTCCTTATAGTGAAGCAGTAGCGATAGACACTAAACAAAAAGAAGTGGCAGTTCGAACAATAGAAGGAGAATATAAGTTATCTTATGACAAATTGATTCTTTCCCCTGGAGCTAAGCCGTTTATTCCATCAGCTAAAGGTCTAGAAGAAGCGAAAAATATTTTCACGTTGCGTTCTGTTCCAGATGTAGATGCCATCACAGCATTTATTGAAGAAGAGAACCCTAAAAAAGCCGTTATTATTGGAGCAGGGTTTATTGGTTTAGAAATGGCGGAAAGTTTAGTTCATCGTGGATTGGATGTTACTATTATTGAGAAAGCACCACAAGTTTTGCCGCCTTTAGATGAAGAAATGGCTGTTTATATCACGAAAGAATTAAATGCAAATGGCATTGAGTTGCATACAGGAGCAGCAGCTGAATCGTTTGAAGAAGAAGGAAAAGTGATTGTGCTTGATAATGGCGAACGCTTAGAAAGTGATATCACATTGATGTCTGTTGGTGTAAAACCTGAAACGAACTTGGCCTTAACTGCGGGTATCGAAACCGGTTTGAGTGGTGGTATACTAGTAAACGAACAGTATGAAACAAGTCAAAAAGATATCTATGCTGTCGGAGATGCTATTGTAGTAAAACAACAAATCAATGGAGAAGATACAATGATCGCTCTAGCTTCTCCAGCTAATCGTCAGGGAAGACAAGTTGCTGATGTGATTAGTGGGTTGCCTCGAAAAAATAAAGGTAGTATCGGTACTGCAATTGTTCGCGTATTTAATCAAACAGCAGCCTCAACTGGATTAAATGAAAGACAGTTAAAACAGGCAAATGAAAAGTATGAAATCGTCCATATCCAAGGGAAAAGTCATGCAGGTTATTATCCAAATGCCGGTACGATCTTACTGAAACTACTGTTTAATCCTTTAAACGGGAAAATTTATGGTGCACAAGCTGTTGGAGAAGATGGGGTAGATAAACGCATTGATATTATCGCAACAGCTATCAAAGCAGGGATGAGTGTTCACGAGTTACCAGAATTAGAATTCACTTATGCTCCTCCGTATGGATCAGCAAAAGATCCTGTGAATATGGCTGGATATGCTGCTTTGAACATTATTGAAGGAGTAAGCGATTCGATTCAATGGCATGAATTAGAAGCAAGGCAAGAAGAAGGTTATTTATTATTAGATGTGCGTAATGAAAATGAACTAGTTAATAATGGTCGCTTAAAAGGAGCGATGAATATTCCTCTTGATCAGTTACGAGAACGTTTGTCAGAAGTGCCTAAACACCAACCAATCATTGTGAGTTGTCACAGTGGGTTACGCAGCTACATTGCTGAACGGATTTTGAAACAAAAAGGATATAAGGTTAAAAATTTGGATGGAGCATTTGCTCTTTATTCAACAGTCAGACCAGAAAAGGTGGAAAAATAA
- a CDS encoding rhodanese-like domain-containing protein, with protein sequence MFFKPVPSISTDELEKKVTKKPQIIDVRETQEFIKGHIPGAKNIPLGTIADYTPKGKVYVICQSGMRSKKAVNFLKKQGHDVVNVRGGMMSWSGARKGGRI encoded by the coding sequence ATGTTTTTTAAACCAGTACCATCCATTTCAACCGATGAATTGGAAAAGAAAGTAACGAAAAAACCACAAATTATTGATGTACGAGAAACACAGGAATTTATAAAGGGACATATACCTGGAGCTAAAAATATACCATTAGGTACAATCGCAGATTATACCCCAAAGGGTAAAGTCTATGTCATTTGTCAATCTGGTATGCGAAGTAAGAAAGCCGTAAATTTTTTAAAGAAACAAGGACACGACGTGGTGAATGTTCGCGGAGGAATGATGTCTTGGTCTGGAGCTAGAAAAGGAGGAAGAATATAA
- a CDS encoding DeoR/GlpR family DNA-binding transcription regulator has translation MNQTKRQELINDLLKVNGEVSSKELADELSVSMMTINRDLKELTKWEDDIQLVHGGAIYRGENSFENPISIKEEVSVQEKKMIAKFCRTLVKPGSSVFIETGTTTLAVAREIFTIKNCQFYTNSLLVMNALSKYEDIQLHCVPGKYRDLSKGFLGLETAEFVQHFNFDVAFIGAEGINLESGVSLPNEEDAFTKKAILKQSKKTILVADHKKFDLSYLYKVGNITDFDMIVTDLPSDEETFKKLSTVTTIKSVRNEDKNDEN, from the coding sequence TTGAATCAAACAAAAAGGCAAGAACTCATTAATGATTTGTTAAAAGTAAATGGTGAAGTCAGTTCAAAAGAACTCGCTGATGAATTAAGTGTCTCTATGATGACGATTAATCGGGACTTAAAAGAACTGACTAAATGGGAAGATGACATACAGTTAGTTCATGGAGGAGCCATTTACAGAGGTGAAAATTCTTTTGAAAATCCTATCTCTATTAAAGAAGAAGTCAGTGTCCAAGAGAAAAAAATGATTGCTAAATTTTGCAGAACATTGGTTAAACCAGGCAGTTCTGTTTTTATTGAGACAGGTACAACTACATTAGCTGTAGCAAGAGAAATTTTTACTATTAAAAATTGTCAGTTTTATACCAATTCTTTATTGGTTATGAATGCTTTGTCAAAATATGAAGATATTCAGTTACATTGTGTCCCAGGAAAATATCGTGATCTTTCAAAAGGTTTCTTAGGATTAGAGACTGCTGAATTTGTCCAACATTTTAATTTTGACGTTGCTTTTATTGGAGCTGAAGGCATCAACCTTGAATCAGGCGTTTCTCTGCCAAATGAAGAAGATGCCTTTACTAAAAAAGCGATTCTAAAACAATCTAAAAAAACGATCCTTGTTGCTGATCATAAAAAATTTGACTTGTCTTATTTGTATAAAGTTGGGAACATCACTGACTTTGACATGATCGTCACTGATTTGCCAAGTGATGAAGAGACTTTCAAGAAATTAAGTACTGTGACTACTATAAAATCTGTTAGAAACGAGGATAAGAATGATGAAAATTAA
- a CDS encoding M24 family metallopeptidase: MKINLTTVDLPTIHRNPESVVLTDETMAARKERFLEQLQIHSIDTAIIYADREHGANFEYFTGFIPRFEEACLVIHATGESHLLLGNENVKMAVHSRIKANPVHVPFFSLPNQPMTGEKTLDHYFKESNISPDAKIGVIGWKLFTSSQYNNRDLFDLPFYVIDSLLNYVSNRDQLQNFTFSLISPKVGLRTTYNANEIAHYEYGASLAGIAIFNGLQEISVGKGEKEIGALLAQDGQPNSVTTISAAGQRFTNAILYPRDKNITLKDNYSLTVGYKGGLSSRAGFVISSEDQLPENQKDYLERVGKPYFNAYSTWLETLSIGISGDEFYAKIQEAFPSEFYGWTLNPGHYTADEEWMSSPFYEGSEAVIQSGQLLQIDMIPSVPGYTGASCEEPIAIADEALRNELSQQYPEVWERIEARKNYIKEVIGIKLSNDILPLSDTVAFYTPFFLNKTLAYTKEG; encoded by the coding sequence ATGAAAATTAACTTAACAACTGTAGACTTGCCTACTATTCACCGCAACCCAGAATCTGTTGTATTGACCGATGAGACAATGGCTGCTAGAAAAGAGCGGTTTTTAGAACAACTGCAGATCCATTCTATCGATACAGCTATTATTTATGCCGACCGCGAACACGGTGCTAACTTTGAATATTTCACAGGCTTTATTCCACGATTTGAAGAAGCTTGTTTAGTGATCCACGCGACTGGTGAAAGTCATTTATTATTGGGAAATGAAAATGTGAAAATGGCTGTGCATTCTAGGATCAAAGCAAATCCAGTTCATGTTCCTTTCTTTTCTCTACCAAATCAACCTATGACCGGTGAAAAAACACTAGACCATTACTTTAAAGAAAGCAACATTTCTCCTGATGCAAAAATTGGTGTCATTGGTTGGAAGCTCTTCACTTCAAGTCAATACAACAATAGAGATTTATTCGATCTCCCATTTTATGTCATTGATAGTTTGCTAAACTATGTTTCCAATAGAGATCAATTACAAAACTTCACATTTTCTTTAATTTCTCCAAAAGTTGGATTACGTACAACCTATAACGCAAATGAGATTGCTCACTATGAATACGGCGCTTCATTAGCAGGAATTGCAATTTTTAATGGCCTTCAAGAAATTTCAGTTGGAAAAGGTGAAAAAGAAATTGGTGCTTTGCTGGCACAAGACGGTCAGCCAAACTCGGTTACAACCATCAGTGCTGCAGGACAACGATTTACAAATGCGATTCTTTATCCGAGAGATAAAAATATCACTTTAAAAGATAATTACTCTTTAACTGTGGGTTACAAGGGCGGTTTGAGTAGCCGTGCTGGATTTGTCATCTCTTCTGAGGACCAATTACCAGAGAATCAAAAAGATTATTTAGAAAGAGTTGGAAAACCTTACTTCAACGCTTATTCGACTTGGTTAGAAACTCTTTCTATCGGCATTTCTGGAGACGAATTTTATGCGAAAATCCAAGAAGCCTTTCCTTCTGAGTTTTATGGCTGGACATTGAATCCAGGTCATTACACTGCAGATGAAGAATGGATGTCTTCTCCATTCTATGAAGGTTCAGAAGCCGTCATTCAAAGCGGACAATTGCTGCAAATCGATATGATTCCAAGTGTTCCTGGTTATACCGGTGCAAGTTGTGAAGAACCAATAGCAATTGCTGACGAAGCTTTAAGAAATGAACTAAGCCAACAATATCCTGAAGTTTGGGAACGCATTGAAGCTAGAAAAAATTACATCAAAGAGGTTATTGGAATCAAACTTTCAAATGATATTTTGCCATTAAGCGACACAGTGGCCTTTTACACTCCGTTTTTCTTAAATAAAACACTGGCTTATACAAAAGAAGGCTAA
- a CDS encoding VOC family protein — protein sequence MEAVEFDFVVKDSLKALALYEEIFPVVRVEVTDFDPGVNEVVFSIFETRFHMLDENPEYYLVAPKEGHPQSFWFNIVVNDIEKTYQSAMENGCTEIQGITRMDDFGISNAQFLDPFGYVWMLHEIHKEVSFEERMDILKEEFD from the coding sequence ATGGAAGCTGTGGAATTTGATTTTGTTGTAAAAGATAGTTTAAAGGCTCTCGCATTGTATGAAGAAATCTTTCCTGTCGTGCGTGTAGAAGTAACTGATTTTGATCCTGGCGTAAATGAAGTAGTATTTAGTATTTTTGAAACCCGTTTTCATATGCTGGATGAAAATCCTGAGTATTATCTAGTAGCTCCTAAAGAAGGTCATCCGCAATCTTTTTGGTTTAATATTGTTGTAAATGATATTGAAAAGACCTATCAATCCGCTATGGAAAATGGCTGTACTGAAATTCAAGGCATTACCAGAATGGATGACTTTGGTATTTCGAATGCCCAATTTTTAGATCCTTTTGGGTATGTATGGATGTTGCATGAGATTCATAAAGAAGTTAGTTTTGAAGAAAGAATGGATATCTTAAAAGAAGAGTTTGACTAA
- the bsh gene encoding choloylglycine hydrolase: protein MCTGLAYTNDTFYFGRNLDLEYSLNNKVVVTPRNFPFKLRKEEELSSHYSIIGMAMVVDNYPLYFDAVNEKGLGMGGLNFDGFAVYHDEQKGKKNITPFEFILYLLGKCATVQEAKTLLKDINLINISFSEKLQLSPLHWLISDKDSSIVVESTSEGLQVYDNQFGVLTNNPSFPYHKYNMSNYLNLTANIPENRLSSKVDLAVYSRGMGAIGLPGDLSSPSRFVRAAYARLNSVADKTEQANVSQFFHILDFVAQPRGGAMAPEGIYEITQYSSCVSVEEQTYYYKTYENSQICAVSMQNLPLDSTDLFVYELEKEQAIHYTN, encoded by the coding sequence ATGTGCACAGGTTTAGCTTACACGAATGACACATTCTATTTTGGAAGAAATCTCGATTTGGAATATTCTTTAAATAATAAAGTTGTCGTTACACCTAGAAACTTCCCCTTTAAACTACGCAAAGAAGAAGAGCTCTCTTCACACTATTCGATAATTGGCATGGCTATGGTAGTAGATAATTACCCTTTATACTTTGATGCAGTTAATGAAAAAGGCCTTGGAATGGGCGGATTAAACTTTGATGGTTTTGCAGTCTACCATGATGAGCAAAAAGGAAAAAAAAACATTACCCCTTTTGAATTTATCCTTTACTTATTAGGCAAATGTGCTACTGTCCAAGAAGCTAAAACGTTATTAAAAGATATTAATCTAATCAATATTTCTTTTAGCGAAAAATTACAGTTATCGCCATTGCATTGGTTAATATCAGATAAAGATAGCTCAATTGTTGTCGAATCAACTTCTGAAGGATTACAAGTATATGACAACCAATTTGGTGTATTAACCAATAATCCCTCTTTTCCATATCATAAATACAATATGAGCAATTACTTGAATCTTACAGCCAATATCCCAGAAAATCGTTTAAGTTCTAAGGTTGATTTAGCTGTTTACAGTCGAGGAATGGGGGCTATTGGTCTTCCTGGTGATCTTTCTTCTCCATCAAGATTTGTTCGTGCAGCATATGCTCGTTTAAATTCTGTGGCAGATAAAACAGAACAGGCGAACGTTTCTCAATTTTTCCACATTTTAGATTTTGTAGCACAACCAAGAGGTGGCGCTATGGCACCAGAAGGAATTTATGAAATCACTCAATATTCTTCTTGTGTAAGCGTTGAAGAACAGACTTATTATTATAAAACTTATGAAAATAGTCAAATATGTGCTGTATCTATGCAAAATCTTCCTTTAGATAGCACTGACTTATTTGTTTATGAATTAGAAAAAGAACAGGCGATCCATTACACTAACTAA